Genomic segment of Anaerobacillus alkaliphilus:
CAACGTGTCAACGTTGAACCGAGGTAGGAGCCAGCCTTCTCCTATTTTTCACATCAAAAGGAGTGTAGACAGTGATCTTACTAAAAAACCTTTCTAAAACCTATCACTCGAAAAACGGCAAAATCGATGCATTACAGGATGTTTCCCTTGAAGTAAAGAAGGGTGAAGTTTTTGGAGTGATCGGTTATAGTGGTGCCGGAAAAAGTACCTTAATCCGATGCGTGAACCTTCTTGAAACACCAGATCAGGGAGAAGTCTTAATTAACGATACAAACTTAATGAAGCTTTCACAAACTAAGCTCCGTCAAGAACGTCAAAACATTGGAATGATTTTTCAAGGATTTAACCTATTGAAAACAGCGACTGTTTATGACAACATCGCCATCCCGTTAAAGCTATCAGGTATTCCCAAAAACGAGGTTGACGAACGAGTAAAGAAGTATTTAGCTGTAGTCGGCCTTGAAGACAAACAGCAAGCCTACCCTGAACAGCTGTCTGGCGGTCAAAAACAGCGTGTGGCCATTGCCAGGGCTTTATCTCATGAACCTGAAATTCTGTTAAGTGATGAAGCAACGAGTGCACTAGATCCAGAAACAACAGAAGCCATCTTAGACCTTTTGTTAAAAATTAATCAAGAGTTTGGTATTACGATTTTACTAATCACTCATGAAATGCATGTCATTCAAAAGATTTGTGATCAGGTAGCCGTCATGGAGAACGGTCAAATTGTTGAGCAAGGGAATGTGATTGATTTATACTCAAACCCTAAGCATCCAACAACGAAGAAATTCATTGATAGCATGTTTACGAATACAATTCCTGCTCCTGTTATTAATGATTTGAGTGCGAAAGGTCCGATTGTCAAACTTTCATTTGTTGGTCATTCAACGGGTAAACCTGCACTAGCTAATGTTGTAAAGAAATTCAACGTTTATACCAATATTTTAGCAGGGAACATTGTGCAGTTAAAAAACGAGCCTTATGGACGAATGATTGTTCATATTGAAGGTGAAGAAGAAGAAACGAAAAAAGCGATTGCGAGTTTGAAGGACGAAGGGGTCCAAGTGGAAGAGGTGAGTATAAATGAACTTTAGTATTCTAGAATTTTATGAAAAATGGGGTTCGAATATATGGAAAGCATCGATTGAGACGTTCCAAATGGTGACGATCGCGCTTTCCATTTCCGTGCTAATTGGTTTACCACTAGGTGTTTTACTGGTTTTGACACGACCGAATAAGAGTCTGGAAAATAAGTATGTCTATCAAGTTCTAAATGTTCTTATTAATATTATCCGTTCGATACCGTTTATTATTCTACTATTTTTCATCCTGCCTTTTACAAAGCTATTAGTAGGAACATCGAT
This window contains:
- a CDS encoding methionine ABC transporter ATP-binding protein, with the translated sequence MILLKNLSKTYHSKNGKIDALQDVSLEVKKGEVFGVIGYSGAGKSTLIRCVNLLETPDQGEVLINDTNLMKLSQTKLRQERQNIGMIFQGFNLLKTATVYDNIAIPLKLSGIPKNEVDERVKKYLAVVGLEDKQQAYPEQLSGGQKQRVAIARALSHEPEILLSDEATSALDPETTEAILDLLLKINQEFGITILLITHEMHVIQKICDQVAVMENGQIVEQGNVIDLYSNPKHPTTKKFIDSMFTNTIPAPVINDLSAKGPIVKLSFVGHSTGKPALANVVKKFNVYTNILAGNIVQLKNEPYGRMIVHIEGEEEETKKAIASLKDEGVQVEEVSINEL